Proteins encoded together in one Roseibacterium elongatum DSM 19469 window:
- a CDS encoding NADH-quinone oxidoreductase subunit M → MDNLLSIVTFLPLVAAIIMAVFLRGEDEAAQLNAKRLAFAATVATFIASLFVLGQFDPQNTEFQLVEETEWIFGLNYKVGVDGISVLFVMLTTFLMPITIAACWGVTHRVKEYMIAFLVLETLMLGVFVALDMVLFYLFFEAGLIPMFLIIGIWGGKDRIYAAFKFFLYTFLGSVLMLIAMIAMFVDAGTTDIPTLLNHQFSAGPITLMGWQIAGGLQSLLWVAFFASFAVKMPMWPVHTWLPDAHVQAPTAGSVVLAAILLKMGGYGFLRFSLPMFPVASDLMAPFVLWLSVIAIVYTSLVAMVQEDMKKLIAYSSVAHMGYVTMGIFAANQQGVDGAIFQMISHGFVSGALFLCVGVIYDRMHTREIDAYGGLAVRMPAYALIFMLFTMANVGLPGTSGFVGEFLTLMGVFQVSTWIGLIATTGVILSAAYALWLYRRVVFGDLIKESLKSITDMTRREKAIFAPLVVMTLLLGIYPSLVTDIIGPSVEALLTQYDVAVASYAPETHVAANH, encoded by the coding sequence ATGGACAATCTCCTTTCCATCGTCACCTTCCTGCCGCTGGTTGCCGCGATCATCATGGCCGTGTTCCTGCGCGGCGAGGACGAGGCCGCGCAACTCAACGCCAAGCGCCTCGCCTTCGCGGCCACCGTGGCGACCTTCATCGCCTCGCTCTTTGTGCTCGGACAGTTCGACCCGCAGAACACCGAGTTCCAGCTGGTCGAGGAGACCGAGTGGATCTTTGGCCTGAACTACAAGGTGGGTGTCGACGGCATCTCTGTGCTGTTCGTGATGCTGACGACCTTCCTGATGCCGATCACCATCGCGGCCTGCTGGGGCGTGACGCATCGGGTCAAGGAATACATGATCGCCTTCCTTGTTCTGGAAACGCTGATGCTGGGCGTGTTCGTCGCCCTCGACATGGTGCTGTTCTACCTGTTCTTCGAGGCGGGCCTGATCCCGATGTTCCTGATCATCGGCATCTGGGGCGGCAAGGATCGCATCTATGCCGCCTTCAAGTTCTTTCTCTACACCTTCCTCGGCTCGGTCCTGATGCTGATCGCGATGATCGCGATGTTTGTCGATGCGGGCACGACCGATATCCCGACCCTGCTGAACCACCAGTTCAGCGCCGGGCCGATCACGCTGATGGGCTGGCAGATCGCCGGGGGATTGCAGTCGCTGCTCTGGGTGGCGTTCTTTGCCAGCTTTGCGGTCAAGATGCCGATGTGGCCGGTCCACACCTGGCTGCCCGACGCCCACGTTCAGGCGCCCACTGCCGGCTCGGTCGTGCTGGCCGCGATCCTGTTGAAGATGGGCGGCTACGGCTTCCTGCGCTTCAGCCTGCCGATGTTCCCCGTCGCCTCGGACCTGATGGCGCCCTTCGTTCTGTGGCTGTCGGTGATCGCCATCGTCTACACCTCGCTGGTCGCGATGGTGCAGGAGGATATGAAGAAACTGATCGCCTATTCCTCGGTCGCCCATATGGGATACGTGACGATGGGCATCTTCGCCGCAAACCAGCAGGGGGTCGATGGCGCGATCTTCCAGATGATCAGCCACGGCTTCGTCTCGGGCGCGCTGTTTTTGTGTGTCGGTGTCATCTACGACCGGATGCACACGCGTGAGATCGACGCCTATGGCGGGCTTGCCGTGCGGATGCCGGCCTATGCGCTGATTTTCATGCTGTTCACCATGGCCAATGTCGGCCTGCCGGGCACCTCGGGCTTTGTGGGCGAATTCCTGACGCTGATGGGCGTGTTCCAGGTCAGCACATGGATCGGTCTGATCGCCACGACCGGCGTGATCCTGTCGGCGGCCTATGCGCTGTGGCTCTATCGCCGTGTCGTGTTCGGCGACCTGATCAAGGAAAGCCTCAAGTCGATCACCGACATGACCCGCCGCGAAAAGGCGATCTTCGCCCCGCTGGTGGTCATGACCCTGCTGCTCGGCATTTATCCCAGCCTCGTGACCGATATCATCGGACCGTCGGTCGAGGCCCTTTTGACGCAATACGACGTGGCGGTGGCCAGCTATGCCCCCGAAACCCATGTCGCCGCCAACCACTGA
- a CDS encoding biotin--[acetyl-CoA-carboxylase] ligase gives MTTWPEGVGRRILPVTDSTMAEAARRAPDTVGTEWILALDQTAGRGRRGRPWSMPPGNFAASLILHPSEPPQVVALRSFVAALALRDALIAVGADPAALSLKWPNDVLLEGGKLAGILLESLGDGRGGLAHLVIGFGVNLAAAPDAAQLEPSAVRPVSLAETADLVVAPEAFLDALATAYAAHEARFTTYGFGPIRTAWLAQAARLGEVITARLPNDSVTGTFCDVDMEGNLVLETAKGRRPIAAADIFF, from the coding sequence ATGACGACCTGGCCCGAAGGGGTCGGGCGGCGCATTCTGCCCGTCACCGACAGCACCATGGCCGAGGCCGCGCGCCGCGCGCCCGACACGGTCGGCACCGAATGGATCCTGGCGCTGGATCAGACGGCCGGACGCGGCCGGCGCGGCCGGCCATGGTCGATGCCCCCCGGCAACTTTGCCGCGTCGCTGATCCTGCATCCCAGCGAGCCGCCGCAGGTGGTGGCCCTGCGCAGTTTCGTGGCGGCGCTGGCCCTGCGCGACGCCCTGATCGCGGTGGGGGCCGACCCGGCGGCGCTCTCGCTGAAATGGCCCAATGATGTCCTGCTCGAGGGTGGCAAACTGGCGGGCATCCTGCTCGAAAGCCTTGGGGATGGGCGCGGCGGTCTGGCGCATCTGGTGATCGGGTTTGGTGTGAATCTGGCCGCGGCGCCGGATGCGGCGCAGCTTGAACCGAGCGCGGTGCGTCCCGTCAGCCTGGCCGAAACCGCCGATCTGGTTGTTGCGCCCGAGGCTTTTCTCGATGCGCTGGCCACCGCCTACGCGGCGCATGAGGCCCGATTCACCACCTACGGCTTCGGCCCCATACGCACCGCATGGCTGGCTCAGGCCGCCCGACTGGGCGAGGTCATCACGGCCCGTCTGCCCAACGACTCGGTCACCGGCACCTTTTGTGACGTGGACATGGAGGGCAATCTCGTGTTGGAGACGGCAAAAGGCCGCCGCCCCATCGCCGCGGCCGACATATTCTTCTGA
- a CDS encoding exopolysaccharide biosynthesis protein yields the protein MHAPDENAADQHGAGALNGVLDDLGRLAEGRTTVAFGDIVSTLGARGFGPLLLILSLFLMVPVGAIPGVPAAVGLVVIGIGAQVARGRKGLWLPQRVNRLRIEGQRVTQAIAVLRPRLQWLGRVLHRRLPLLAEGRLSLMTIGLVLICLGIAMVIIGFVPLLPLLLALPALVFGIGLTMRDGVVVLLGHAGLIPAVIVAWRSLAGG from the coding sequence ATGCACGCCCCTGACGAGAACGCAGCCGACCAACACGGCGCCGGCGCCCTGAACGGGGTTCTGGACGATCTCGGGCGGTTGGCCGAGGGCCGCACGACCGTGGCGTTCGGGGACATCGTGTCGACGCTCGGCGCACGCGGGTTCGGCCCCCTGCTGCTGATCCTGTCGCTGTTTCTCATGGTGCCCGTGGGCGCGATCCCCGGCGTGCCGGCTGCGGTGGGCCTGGTGGTGATCGGGATCGGGGCGCAAGTCGCTCGGGGGCGCAAGGGGCTGTGGCTGCCGCAACGGGTCAATCGCCTCCGCATCGAGGGGCAGCGCGTGACCCAGGCCATTGCCGTCTTGCGGCCCCGCCTGCAATGGCTGGGGCGGGTGTTGCACCGCCGCCTGCCGCTGCTGGCCGAGGGGCGTCTGTCCCTCATGACGATCGGGCTTGTCCTGATCTGCCTGGGCATCGCGATGGTCATCATCGGCTTCGTCCCCCTCCTGCCCCTGCTGCTGGCCTTGCCGGCTCTGGTCTTCGGCATCGGGTTGACCATGCGCGACGGGGTCGTGGTGCTGCTGGGGCATGCCGGGTTGATCCCGGCCGTCATCGTCGCATGGCGCAGCCTGGCCGGGGGCTGA
- a CDS encoding DEAD/DEAH box helicase, translating into MTTFSDLNLNPKVLKAVAEAGYETPTPIQAGAIPSALEGRDVLGIAQTGTGKTASFTLPMVSMLARGRARARMPRSLVLCPTRELAAQVAENFDTYAKHVKLTKALLIGGVSFKEQDQLIDKGVDVLIATPGRLLDHFERGKLLLTGVQIMVVDEADRMLDMGFIPDIERIFGLVPFTRQTLFFSATMAPEIERITNTFLSNPARVEVARQATTSDTIEQRLLEFKPTRRDQTAKQKREMLRAAIEAEGEACKNAIIFCNRKVDVDIVAKSLKKHGLNAEPIHGDLDQSHRTRTLDGFRDGTIRFLVASDVAARGLDIPAVSHVVNYDVPSHAEDYVHRIGRTGRAGKKGVAITLAVPSDEKYLGAIESLAEMTIPRAELPWTPESSPARGRRTSDDEADGAADEAPKKRRGRTRRDKTAEADTAKPQAEDIAPTPEAAKADRPTRRRGGGSGGGRQVVGMGDHLPQFIALSFDERRGPSDAAADTPGTDAETPDTAATDATPPEAEAEAPPKPKRRRRKKTDAAADATAQEPTEAAEPTEPTEPTEAPKADDAAPDADNATSNETAA; encoded by the coding sequence ATGACCACGTTTTCCGACCTCAATCTGAATCCCAAAGTTCTCAAGGCCGTGGCCGAGGCTGGCTATGAAACACCGACGCCAATCCAGGCCGGTGCCATCCCCTCGGCGCTGGAAGGCCGCGACGTGCTCGGCATCGCCCAGACCGGCACAGGCAAGACCGCCAGTTTCACGCTCCCGATGGTGAGCATGCTGGCAAGGGGCCGCGCCCGCGCCCGCATGCCACGCAGCCTCGTTCTGTGCCCCACACGCGAACTGGCCGCGCAAGTGGCCGAGAACTTCGACACCTATGCCAAGCATGTGAAACTGACCAAGGCCCTGTTGATCGGGGGCGTCAGCTTCAAGGAACAGGATCAGCTGATCGACAAGGGTGTCGATGTCCTGATCGCCACGCCGGGCCGCCTGCTGGACCATTTCGAACGCGGCAAGCTCTTGTTGACCGGCGTGCAGATCATGGTGGTGGACGAGGCCGACCGCATGCTCGACATGGGGTTCATCCCCGATATCGAGCGGATCTTCGGCCTTGTGCCCTTCACCCGCCAGACCCTGTTCTTTTCGGCCACGATGGCCCCCGAGATCGAGCGGATCACCAACACCTTCCTGTCGAACCCCGCCCGCGTCGAGGTGGCGCGCCAGGCCACGACCTCGGACACGATCGAACAGCGCCTGCTGGAGTTCAAACCGACCCGCCGCGACCAGACCGCCAAGCAGAAGCGCGAGATGCTGCGCGCCGCCATCGAGGCCGAGGGCGAGGCGTGCAAGAACGCAATCATCTTCTGCAACCGCAAGGTCGATGTCGATATCGTCGCGAAGTCGCTGAAAAAGCACGGGCTGAATGCCGAACCGATCCATGGCGATCTGGACCAGTCGCATCGCACGCGCACGCTGGACGGGTTCCGCGATGGCACGATCCGGTTTCTCGTCGCCTCGGACGTGGCCGCACGCGGCCTCGACATTCCGGCGGTCAGCCATGTCGTCAATTACGACGTGCCCAGCCATGCCGAGGATTACGTGCACCGCATCGGCCGCACGGGTCGCGCGGGCAAAAAGGGTGTGGCCATCACGCTGGCCGTGCCATCGGACGAGAAATACCTCGGCGCGATCGAGTCTCTGGCCGAGATGACCATCCCGCGGGCCGAGTTGCCCTGGACGCCCGAAAGCAGCCCGGCGCGCGGACGCCGCACATCCGACGACGAGGCCGATGGCGCTGCGGATGAGGCCCCGAAAAAACGTCGGGGCCGCACGCGCCGGGACAAGACCGCCGAGGCCGACACCGCCAAGCCGCAGGCAGAGGACATCGCCCCGACGCCCGAGGCCGCCAAGGCCGACAGACCCACGCGCCGCCGCGGCGGCGGGTCCGGCGGGGGGCGCCAGGTGGTCGGCATGGGCGATCATCTGCCGCAATTCATCGCACTCAGCTTTGACGAACGCCGCGGCCCGTCCGATGCTGCCGCCGATACGCCCGGGACGGACGCCGAGACGCCCGATACCGCCGCAACCGACGCCACGCCCCCCGAGGCCGAGGCCGAGGCACCGCCCAAGCCCAAGCGGCGGCGGCGCAAGAAGACCGATGCCGCGGCCGACGCCACCGCCCAAGAACCAACGGAGGCCGCCGAGCCGACCGAGCCGACCGAGCCGACCGAGGCACCAAAGGCCGACGACGCCGCGCCGGACGCGGACAACGCCACGAGCAACGAGACGGCCGCGTAG
- a CDS encoding peptide chain release factor 3: protein MLDAAQDTPTNRPDLPPEIARRRTFAIISHPDAGKTTLTEKFLLYGGAIQMAGQVRAKGEARRTRSDFMQMEKDRGISVSASAMSFDFAGPGMQYRFNLVDTPGHSDFSEDTYRTLTAVDAAIMVIDGAKGVESQTQKLFEVCRLRDLPILTFCNKMDRESRDTFEIIDEIQENLAIDVTPASWPIGVGRDFLGCYDLIHDRLELMDRADRNKVAESVKMEGLDDPRLDDHIPADLLEKLREEVEMARELLPAMNRQSFLEGHLTPIWFGSAINSFGVKELMDGIAEYGPQPQVQTAEPREVAPEEKKVAGFVFKVQANMDPKHRDRVAFVRLASGHFQRGMKLTHVRSKKPMAIANPVMFLASDRELAEEAWAGDIIGIPNHGQLRIGDALTEGEALRFTGIPSFAPELLQSCRAGDPMKAKHLDKALMQFAEEGAAKVFKPNIGSGFIVGVVGALQFEVLASRIEMEYGLPVRFEASQFTSARWVHGGKEAVDAFMAANKSHMATDNDGDPVYLTRMQWDIDRIERDYPDVTLSATKELMV, encoded by the coding sequence ATGCTGGATGCCGCGCAAGACACCCCGACCAATCGCCCCGACCTGCCGCCCGAGATCGCGCGGCGGCGAACCTTCGCGATCATTTCGCACCCCGACGCGGGCAAGACGACGCTGACCGAGAAATTCCTGCTCTATGGCGGCGCGATCCAGATGGCGGGACAGGTCCGCGCCAAGGGCGAGGCGCGGCGCACGCGCTCGGACTTCATGCAGATGGAAAAGGATCGCGGCATCTCGGTCTCGGCCTCGGCCATGTCCTTCGATTTCGCAGGACCCGGCATGCAGTACCGCTTCAACCTGGTCGATACGCCCGGTCACAGCGATTTTTCAGAAGATACCTATCGCACCCTGACGGCGGTGGATGCGGCGATCATGGTGATCGACGGTGCCAAGGGCGTGGAAAGCCAGACGCAGAAACTCTTCGAGGTCTGCCGCCTGCGCGACCTGCCGATCCTGACATTCTGCAACAAGATGGACCGCGAAAGCCGCGACACGTTCGAGATCATCGACGAGATCCAGGAAAACCTGGCCATCGACGTCACCCCGGCCAGTTGGCCCATCGGCGTGGGGCGTGATTTCTTGGGCTGCTACGACCTGATCCACGACCGGCTGGAACTGATGGACCGCGCCGACCGCAACAAGGTGGCCGAGAGCGTCAAGATGGAGGGGCTGGACGACCCCCGCCTGGACGATCACATCCCCGCCGATCTGCTGGAAAAGCTGCGCGAAGAGGTCGAGATGGCGCGCGAGCTGTTGCCCGCCATGAACCGCCAATCCTTCCTCGAGGGGCACCTGACGCCGATCTGGTTCGGCAGCGCGATCAACTCGTTCGGGGTCAAGGAACTGATGGACGGCATCGCCGAATACGGCCCCCAGCCGCAGGTCCAGACGGCCGAACCCCGCGAGGTCGCGCCCGAGGAAAAGAAGGTCGCGGGCTTTGTCTTCAAGGTGCAGGCCAACATGGACCCCAAGCACCGCGACCGGGTGGCCTTTGTCCGCCTTGCCTCGGGGCATTTCCAGCGCGGCATGAAGCTGACCCATGTGCGATCGAAGAAACCGATGGCGATCGCCAACCCGGTGATGTTTCTCGCCTCGGACCGCGAACTGGCCGAAGAGGCCTGGGCCGGCGACATCATCGGCATCCCCAACCACGGGCAGTTGCGCATCGGCGATGCCCTGACCGAGGGCGAGGCGCTGCGCTTTACCGGCATCCCCAGCTTCGCGCCGGAACTGCTGCAATCGTGCCGCGCGGGCGACCCGATGAAGGCCAAGCATCTGGACAAGGCGCTGATGCAATTCGCCGAGGAAGGGGCCGCCAAGGTCTTCAAGCCCAATATCGGCTCGGGCTTCATCGTCGGTGTCGTCGGTGCGCTGCAATTCGAGGTGCTGGCCAGCCGGATCGAAATGGAATATGGCCTGCCCGTCCGCTTCGAGGCGTCGCAATTCACTTCGGCCCGCTGGGTGCATGGCGGCAAAGAGGCCGTGGACGCCTTCATGGCCGCCAACAAGAGCCACATGGCCACCGACAACGATGGCGACCCGGTCTACCTGACCCGGATGCAATGGGACATCGACCGGATCGAACGCGATTACCCGGATGTGACCCTGTCCGCGACCAAGGAGTTGATGGTCTGA
- a CDS encoding type III pantothenate kinase, translating to MLLCIDCGNTNTVFSVWDGAQFLCTLRTATDHQRTADQYYVWFSTLMAHNRLDVSITEVIVSSTVPRVVFNLRVLCDRYFGTRPLVVGKPDCLLPAPPRVDEGTQVGPDRLVNTAGAYDRHGGDLIVVDFGTATTFDVVDHDGAYIGGVIAPGVNLSLEALHHAAAALPHVDVTKPQQVVGTNTVACMQSGVFWGYVGLVRGVCDRIRAEVDRPMRIVGTGGLASLFSQGDVLFDCIEDDLTMHGLTVIHQYNKDHGQI from the coding sequence ATGCTGTTATGCATCGATTGCGGAAACACCAACACCGTCTTTTCCGTCTGGGATGGGGCGCAGTTCCTGTGCACGCTGCGCACGGCGACCGATCACCAGCGCACGGCCGACCAGTATTATGTCTGGTTCTCGACCCTGATGGCACACAACAGGCTGGATGTGTCCATCACCGAGGTCATCGTGTCCTCGACCGTGCCGCGCGTGGTGTTCAACCTGCGCGTCCTGTGCGACCGGTATTTCGGCACGCGTCCCCTGGTCGTCGGCAAGCCCGACTGCCTTTTGCCGGCCCCGCCCCGCGTGGACGAGGGCACCCAGGTCGGCCCCGACCGTCTGGTCAATACCGCCGGGGCCTATGACCGGCATGGCGGCGACCTGATCGTGGTCGATTTCGGGACGGCCACCACCTTTGACGTGGTGGACCATGACGGCGCCTATATCGGGGGCGTGATCGCACCGGGCGTGAACCTCAGCCTCGAAGCGCTGCACCATGCGGCGGCGGCCTTGCCCCATGTCGACGTGACGAAACCGCAGCAGGTGGTCGGCACGAACACGGTCGCCTGCATGCAATCGGGCGTCTTCTGGGGGTATGTCGGGCTGGTGCGCGGCGTCTGCGACCGTATCCGCGCCGAGGTGGATCGCCCCATGCGCATCGTGGGAACCGGGGGGCTGGCCTCGTTGTTCTCTCAGGGGGATGTGCTATTTGACTGTATCGAAGATGACCTGACCATGCATGGCCTGACGGTCATCCACCAATACAACAAGGATCACGGGCAGATATGA
- a CDS encoding ribonuclease J, whose amino-acid sequence MTDRNRLIYLPLGGAGEIGMNCYVYGFGPQGAERLIVVDTGVAFPDMDGQPGVDLILPDIDWLAERADRIEGIFITHAHEDHVGALGHLWGRLRAPVRARRFTAIHAMRKMEEAGHDPLQVQVADPYPAVIEAGPFKVQFAPVSHSIPEASALVIDTPEGRVVHSGDFKIDRDPVVGEPFDPEMWGQIAADGVRAFICDSTNVFSRHPGRSESQLPEPIGELVTNAKGMVVATTFASNIARLKTLADAGTANGRTICLLGRAMKRMVAAGTEAGVLTGFPSTVSPEEASEIPRENLMLIVTGSQGERRAASAALSRGSYLGLELREGDTFLFSSKTIPGNEVGVARIQNALAEKGVEIVDESAGFYHVSGHANRPDLEAMHDILRPQVLIPNHGEYRHLREHTRLALSKGMDAVVAANGSMVELSGNAPQIVEYHDVGRTYLDGSAFVGAFDGVIRDRMKLALNGLVAVALIVDEDDEILEDSWVALRGLPEMGQSGEDLAQMIEDDLATTLARLDARTVDSDDKLEDTVKRIVRQVCVTEIGKKPEVTVLVSRLMAG is encoded by the coding sequence ATGACTGATCGCAACAGGCTGATCTACCTCCCTCTCGGCGGCGCGGGGGAGATCGGGATGAATTGCTACGTCTACGGCTTCGGGCCGCAGGGGGCCGAACGACTGATCGTCGTGGATACCGGCGTGGCCTTTCCCGACATGGACGGACAGCCCGGTGTGGATCTGATCCTGCCCGATATCGACTGGCTGGCCGAGCGGGCCGACCGGATCGAGGGGATCTTCATCACCCATGCGCACGAGGATCACGTGGGCGCCCTGGGGCATCTGTGGGGGCGTCTGCGCGCGCCGGTCCGTGCCCGTCGCTTTACCGCCATTCACGCCATGCGCAAGATGGAAGAGGCCGGCCACGACCCGCTGCAGGTGCAGGTCGCGGACCCCTATCCCGCCGTGATCGAGGCCGGGCCCTTCAAGGTGCAGTTCGCCCCGGTCAGCCATTCGATCCCCGAGGCGTCCGCGCTGGTGATCGACACGCCCGAGGGGCGAGTGGTGCATTCGGGCGATTTCAAGATCGACCGCGACCCGGTCGTGGGCGAGCCCTTCGATCCCGAGATGTGGGGACAGATCGCCGCCGATGGCGTGCGGGCCTTCATCTGCGACTCGACCAACGTCTTTTCGCGCCACCCCGGCCGTTCCGAAAGCCAGTTGCCCGAACCGATCGGTGAATTGGTGACGAATGCCAAGGGCATGGTCGTGGCCACGACCTTTGCCTCGAACATCGCGCGCCTCAAGACGCTGGCCGATGCCGGCACGGCGAACGGCCGCACCATCTGCCTGCTGGGCCGCGCGATGAAGCGCATGGTGGCCGCCGGAACCGAAGCGGGCGTCCTGACCGGCTTTCCCAGCACCGTCAGCCCCGAAGAGGCCAGCGAGATTCCGCGCGAGAACCTGATGCTGATCGTCACTGGCAGCCAGGGGGAACGGCGTGCGGCCTCGGCCGCGCTGTCGCGCGGCAGCTATCTCGGCCTGGAACTCAGGGAAGGCGACACCTTCCTGTTTTCATCGAAGACCATTCCCGGCAACGAGGTGGGCGTCGCCCGCATCCAGAATGCGCTGGCCGAAAAGGGCGTCGAGATCGTCGATGAAAGCGCGGGGTTCTACCATGTCTCGGGGCATGCCAACCGCCCTGACCTCGAGGCGATGCACGACATCCTGCGCCCGCAGGTCCTGATCCCGAACCATGGGGAATATCGGCATCTGCGCGAACATACGCGTCTGGCGCTGTCCAAGGGGATGGATGCGGTCGTGGCGGCCAATGGGTCCATGGTCGAGCTGTCGGGCAACGCGCCGCAGATCGTCGAATACCACGATGTGGGCCGCACCTATCTGGACGGGTCGGCCTTTGTGGGCGCATTCGACGGCGTCATCCGCGACCGTATGAAACTGGCGCTGAACGGCCTTGTGGCCGTGGCGCTGATTGTCGATGAAGACGACGAGATCCTCGAAGACAGCTGGGTGGCCCTGCGCGGCCTGCCCGAGATGGGCCAATCGGGCGAGGATCTGGCCCAGATGATCGAGGACGATCTGGCCACGACGCTGGCGCGCCTCGATGCCAGGACCGTGGATAGCGACGACAAGCTGGAAGATACGGTGAAACGCATCGTGCGCCAGGTCTGTGTCACGGAAATCGGCAAGAAACCCGAGGTGACGGTCTTGGTGAGCCGCCTCATGGCGGGCTGA
- a CDS encoding Hint domain-containing protein, with product MPHPVLFRFDTLPARALFVQTGANEGDTIGLEEAVVPGDVYRLAARERIARLAISDTGREQPCVADGSEVGHPGDVLTIAACHLLMAPAGDLVEVLVLVLTDADGSSALHLLPLSRLLPNVEYELVGTETEDAPQRFADIASVSFLAGTHLTLANGRQIPVEDLRIGDRLLTRDNGPRPIRWIAHQTRRATGAAAPIRLIAGTLNTARDLRLSPQHRLFIWQRRDELGTGRADLMVKADLLVNGTTVLREEGGFVDSYQIVFDSHEIIYAEGIAVESMLVTGQMRALLPKDLGLSNDPDAQADAAEIEIDETKTGSDDIVDRLTRASRGDPARD from the coding sequence ATGCCCCACCCCGTTCTTTTCCGGTTCGATACCCTGCCCGCCCGCGCCCTGTTCGTGCAGACCGGCGCGAACGAGGGCGACACGATCGGCCTCGAGGAGGCCGTCGTTCCAGGCGATGTCTACCGCCTGGCCGCACGGGAACGGATCGCGCGGCTGGCCATCAGCGATACCGGACGCGAACAACCCTGTGTCGCCGACGGCTCCGAGGTGGGGCACCCCGGCGACGTGCTGACCATCGCGGCCTGTCACCTGCTGATGGCGCCCGCGGGCGATCTGGTCGAGGTGCTGGTCCTGGTGCTGACCGATGCGGACGGATCCAGCGCGCTGCATCTGCTGCCGCTGTCGCGGCTGTTGCCGAATGTGGAATACGAACTCGTCGGCACCGAGACCGAGGATGCCCCGCAACGCTTTGCCGACATCGCCAGCGTCAGCTTTCTGGCCGGAACGCATCTGACGCTGGCCAATGGCCGGCAGATCCCGGTCGAAGACCTGCGCATCGGGGACCGTTTGCTGACCCGCGACAACGGGCCCCGACCGATCCGCTGGATCGCGCATCAGACCCGGCGCGCCACCGGCGCGGCCGCACCCATCCGCCTGATCGCCGGCACGCTCAACACCGCCCGCGATCTGCGGCTTTCGCCGCAGCACCGCCTGTTCATCTGGCAGCGCCGGGACGAGTTGGGCACCGGCCGGGCCGACCTGATGGTCAAGGCCGACTTGCTGGTCAACGGCACAACGGTTCTGCGCGAAGAAGGCGGGTTCGTCGACAGCTATCAGATCGTTTTCGACAGTCACGAGATCATCTATGCCGAGGGGATCGCCGTCGAATCCATGCTGGTGACAGGCCAGATGCGGGCCCTGTTGCCCAAAGACCTGGGCCTGTCGAACGATCCGGACGCGCAGGCCGATGCCGCCGAGATCGAGATCGACGAAACCAAGACCGGGAGTGACGACATCGTGGATCGCCTGACGCGCGCCAGCCGCGGCGACCCCGCGCGGGACTGA